Proteins from a genomic interval of Bacteroidales bacterium:
- a CDS encoding BACON domain-containing protein — MNKKNFMICAAIMLLAVWSCEDKNNAEIQIPYFSVRPSAITPTSGAGTYELTIKGYLGWTATVDASWCTLSETTGTGEKVITVSVEANPIISMRSAFITVTAEDMVRKVKVLQDHITLGPGEVLIDGIIWSTRNVGNPGEFTAEPDVQGLLYQFNRKVGYPATGVVSPANWPASYVNDNTDWLPENDPCPEGWRVPTQDELVNVWTIGATWRSPAQTGFAIGGVVIGIIPEMAADATKTDMKGGIFLPQSGWRTETGALDRDWLCAVSCGTQDGTHNGRVMPHRDAGSYNCPTCGSDKAWAVAVRCVKDIN; from the coding sequence ATGAATAAAAAAAATTTCATGATTTGTGCAGCGATTATGCTGCTGGCAGTATGGAGTTGTGAAGACAAAAACAACGCTGAAATTCAAATTCCTTATTTTTCTGTCAGACCATCGGCAATTACGCCGACATCAGGAGCGGGAACTTATGAATTAACAATAAAAGGATATTTGGGATGGACAGCTACCGTAGATGCTTCTTGGTGTACATTAAGCGAAACTACCGGAACGGGTGAAAAAGTTATTACGGTGTCGGTGGAAGCAAATCCGATTATTAGTATGCGTTCGGCTTTTATTACGGTAACGGCTGAAGACATGGTGCGTAAAGTAAAAGTTCTGCAAGATCATATAACATTAGGGCCGGGAGAGGTGTTGATTGATGGCATTATTTGGTCGACAAGAAATGTCGGAAACCCCGGTGAATTTACTGCCGAACCCGATGTGCAAGGGCTGTTGTACCAGTTTAATCGCAAGGTCGGTTATCCTGCTACAGGAGTGGTGAGCCCTGCAAATTGGCCTGCAAGCTATGTAAATGACAACACCGATTGGTTGCCCGAAAACGACCCCTGTCCGGAAGGTTGGCGTGTACCTACCCAAGATGAATTAGTAAATGTATGGACTATTGGCGCGACATGGAGATCTCCTGCTCAAACAGGATTTGCAATAGGTGGAGTAGTAATTGGAATCATCCCTGAAATGGCTGCAGATGCTACAAAAACAGACATGAAAGGAGGAATATTTTTACCGCAAAGTGGTTGGCGTACCGAAACTGGTGCTCTCGATCGCGATTGGCTGTGTGCTGTGTCTTGTGGCACTCAAGATGGCACTCATAATGGAAGAGTTATGCCTCATAGAGATGCCGGAAGTTATAATTGCCCAACTTGCGGCTCTGA